One window of the Gammaproteobacteria bacterium genome contains the following:
- a CDS encoding DUF4837 family protein produces the protein MRRYRLVVLSLCAFALPGCDKTVAWGEVNSIIVGASAELWEASGDAITDGLQPTIFTVRDERTFRITHQDPLASDWGLLREFRQVLLIGSAEDPWIAEALEAGPGPESPNPPEIFQLYDVWAIGQLVTVLLLSPGGGPDETEAHVDDLLALFDGQYRDYVHARMFVSGLDSLLADTLRTTGGFALELPVIYRWSREDSIFIFRNDNPDPSELIREVAVTWRSPIAETPTDGDMLDWRLSLSREYYADEQLVTEDVEPGLAVDDAAYEIHGIWESAPGAWPAAGPFLTRRKACPAQDRLYLIDSWLYAPGRDKYEYMLQLRYILDSFECEPTLPGEEM, from the coding sequence ATGCGGCGATACCGGTTGGTCGTCCTCAGCCTGTGCGCTTTTGCCCTGCCGGGATGCGACAAAACCGTCGCGTGGGGTGAGGTCAACAGCATCATCGTCGGCGCGTCGGCCGAACTCTGGGAGGCGTCGGGCGATGCGATCACCGACGGTCTTCAGCCCACCATCTTCACCGTTCGCGACGAGCGCACCTTCAGGATCACGCACCAGGACCCCCTCGCATCCGACTGGGGACTGCTGCGGGAGTTCAGGCAGGTGCTGCTGATCGGAAGCGCAGAGGATCCCTGGATCGCGGAGGCCCTGGAGGCCGGACCGGGCCCCGAATCGCCGAACCCGCCGGAGATCTTCCAGTTGTACGACGTGTGGGCGATCGGACAGTTGGTGACGGTGCTCCTGCTGTCGCCGGGCGGCGGACCGGACGAGACGGAGGCGCATGTGGACGATCTGCTCGCGCTCTTTGACGGGCAGTACCGCGACTATGTCCACGCACGCATGTTCGTCTCCGGGCTCGACTCGCTGCTCGCGGACACGCTGCGGACCACGGGCGGCTTTGCGCTGGAGCTGCCGGTCATCTATCGATGGAGCCGCGAGGATTCGATCTTCATCTTTCGCAACGACAATCCCGATCCGTCGGAACTCATTCGCGAAGTCGCGGTCACGTGGCGTTCGCCGATCGCCGAGACGCCGACGGATGGCGACATGCTCGATTGGCGACTGTCGCTGTCGCGCGAATACTACGCGGACGAGCAACTGGTGACGGAGGACGTCGAGCCGGGCCTGGCCGTCGATGACGCGGCGTACGAGATCCACGGCATCTGGGAGAGCGCCCCGGGCGCGTGGCCGGCGGCGGGTCCGTTCCTGACGCGCCGGAAGGCGTGTCCCGCTCAGGATCGACTGTACCTTATCGATTCCTGGCTCTATGCTCCGGGCAGGGACAAGTACGAGTACATGCTGCAGCTCCGGTACATCCTCGACTCCTTCGAGTGCGAGCCGACGCTGCCGGGCGAGGAGATGTGA
- a CDS encoding DUF4837 family protein has product MMRLSGLAMLGACVLALAGCDKTGAYGDVNSIIVGTSMELWDEVGETVTTGLEPTIFTVRDERTFKITYQDPLAADWEILREFKQVLLIGTLEDPWIAEAMEESDVTNTERFGVPGVIQLIDVWARGQLVTALLLPPGGGAAEVEAHVGELLALFDGQYRTYARTRMFVSGRDSLLADTLRAVGGFALDLPRVYRWDYQDSVFIFRNDNPDPAELIREIAVTWRTPVAGPLADSAILDWRLSLTRAYYTDEQVVTEELAPGRDLSDDAYELRGIWESPPGAWPAAGPFLTRTKACPGQDRVYLLDSWLYAPGKDKYEYMLQLEYILDSFACEAEVPVAAM; this is encoded by the coding sequence ATGATGCGTCTATCTGGCCTGGCGATGCTGGGCGCGTGCGTTCTCGCCCTCGCGGGCTGCGACAAAACCGGCGCGTACGGCGATGTGAACAGCATCATCGTGGGCACATCCATGGAACTCTGGGACGAGGTGGGAGAGACGGTCACGACCGGGCTCGAGCCCACCATCTTCACGGTGCGCGACGAGCGCACCTTCAAGATCACCTACCAGGACCCCCTGGCGGCCGACTGGGAGATCCTGCGCGAGTTCAAGCAGGTGCTGCTGATCGGGACGCTGGAGGACCCGTGGATCGCCGAGGCGATGGAGGAGAGCGACGTCACGAATACGGAGCGGTTCGGCGTGCCCGGCGTCATCCAGTTGATCGACGTCTGGGCGCGGGGCCAGTTGGTGACCGCCCTCCTGCTTCCGCCCGGCGGCGGGGCGGCCGAGGTGGAGGCGCACGTGGGCGAGCTGCTCGCGCTCTTCGACGGGCAGTACCGCACCTATGCGCGCACGCGCATGTTCGTATCGGGTCGCGACTCCCTGCTGGCGGACACGCTGCGTGCCGTGGGAGGCTTCGCACTCGATCTGCCCCGCGTCTATCGATGGGACTATCAGGATTCGGTCTTCATATTCCGAAACGACAATCCCGATCCCGCCGAACTCATTCGGGAAATCGCGGTGACGTGGCGCACGCCGGTCGCCGGCCCGCTGGCGGACTCGGCCATTCTGGACTGGCGCCTGTCGTTGACGCGGGCATACTACACGGACGAGCAGGTGGTGACGGAGGAACTCGCGCCGGGGCGCGACCTGAGCGACGATGCCTACGAGCTTCGAGGCATCTGGGAGAGCCCCCCGGGCGCCTGGCCCGCCGCGGGACCGTTCCTGACGCGGACGAAGGCGTGTCCCGGCCAGGACCGCGTGTACCTGCTCGACTCGTGGCTCTACGCGCCCGGCAAGGACAAGTACGAGTACATGCTGCAGCTCGAGTACATCCTCGACTCCTTCGCATGCGAGGCCGAGGTGCCGGTCGCGGCGATGTAG
- a CDS encoding Ig-like domain-containing protein — protein sequence MSETSPRSRTSLVALLLGAALWVVSCESPLAPELCGPLPDQTITVGGTVDVALCFRDPNGDALDFDAFISDPDIATVQLRGSTLTITAVSPGTAVVTVVASDPTGLEARQTFQVIVPDRPPTAVGTIDDRELMVGDSAVIDVRGHFAEPDGQPLRYSAAASDPNRVAVSVDGTAVTVVAVAKGTVVVTVTATDAGGLTATQTFEVTVPNRPPVAVDSIAAREVMVDHAHTLDVSPFFADPDDDPLTYAAAVSDEAVVEATVDASTLTLTGLAKGEATVTVTATDDEGLTAEQSFTVTVPNRPPAATDTIPSRMIYKTEADTLDLATYFADPDGDPLAWAAETSHTGVVALTLAAAGTLAITPLASGETLVTVTATDPDGLTASQSFTVTVPNRPPVATDTIPSRTIYKSEADTVDLTDHFTDPDGDPLTWAAAVSNGDVVALEVSSSDGTLILTPLSQGEAVVTVTATDPDGLSASQSFTVTVPNRPPAATDPIPAQTLYKRETAALDLVRHFNDPDGDALQVEIASSNSLVATATASGTTLTVRAGVTGEATLTVTVIDPGGLSARQSFTVTVLNRAPTATTPIPAQTLARGPSRRLDMGAHFDDPDGDALHYAASSSDPWVVRVRIDGSDLVLTAWSAGTATLTITATDPDGLSATQSAEVTVPAPPPEPDPGFEIQLGFGSGVSADVRSAMRSAAATWEAILRDNDFPDAAVNDTFSCRIDETEFEVELGYVDDLVIAVGAATGEAGGVVAQASLCAIRVADETPALGVILFDNTDAGRLAQAGNLVEVAMHEIAHVLGIGVGPKWHSLLANPSDALPDADTHFPGSRAVTAFNAAGGAGYTGGKVPVQNGGDDAHWRESVMGSENMTPALTVGEANPVSAITIRALADLGYHVNARLAQPYSVSPAAAAAVAEDAPAIDLRNDVYRGPIAEIDGEGNIIRTRRPT from the coding sequence ATGAGTGAAACCTCGCCTCGATCAAGAACCTCCCTGGTCGCCCTGCTCCTCGGGGCGGCCCTCTGGGTCGTTTCGTGCGAGAGCCCGCTGGCGCCCGAACTGTGCGGGCCCCTCCCCGATCAGACGATCACGGTGGGTGGCACGGTCGATGTCGCCCTGTGCTTCCGCGACCCCAACGGAGATGCGCTCGATTTCGACGCGTTCATTTCCGATCCCGACATAGCCACCGTCCAGCTCCGGGGCAGCACGCTCACGATCACCGCGGTCTCTCCCGGCACTGCGGTCGTGACCGTGGTCGCGTCCGATCCGACTGGCCTGGAGGCGCGGCAGACCTTCCAGGTCATCGTCCCGGACCGGCCCCCGACGGCGGTGGGAACGATCGACGACCGGGAGCTGATGGTGGGCGACTCGGCGGTAATCGACGTCCGCGGACACTTCGCCGAGCCTGACGGCCAGCCGCTCCGGTACTCGGCCGCGGCATCCGACCCCAACCGTGTCGCGGTCTCGGTGGACGGCACGGCCGTAACGGTGGTGGCGGTGGCGAAGGGCACGGTGGTGGTGACGGTCACCGCGACAGACGCCGGCGGCCTGACGGCGACCCAGACCTTCGAGGTGACGGTGCCCAACCGGCCGCCGGTCGCGGTCGACTCGATCGCGGCCCGCGAAGTCATGGTCGATCATGCGCACACCCTGGACGTGTCACCCTTCTTCGCCGACCCGGACGACGACCCGCTGACCTACGCGGCGGCCGTGTCGGACGAGGCGGTGGTGGAAGCCACCGTGGACGCCAGCACGCTCACGCTGACGGGACTCGCCAAGGGCGAGGCGACGGTGACCGTCACGGCCACCGACGACGAAGGCCTCACGGCCGAGCAGAGCTTCACGGTCACCGTCCCCAACCGGCCGCCGGCCGCGACCGACACCATCCCGTCGCGGATGATCTACAAGACCGAAGCGGACACGCTCGATCTGGCGACCTACTTCGCCGACCCGGACGGCGACCCGCTGGCCTGGGCCGCCGAGACATCGCACACCGGCGTGGTCGCGCTGACCCTCGCCGCCGCCGGCACGCTGGCCATCACGCCCCTGGCCTCCGGCGAGACCCTGGTCACCGTGACCGCGACCGACCCGGACGGCCTGACGGCCTCCCAGAGCTTCACGGTCACCGTCCCCAACCGGCCGCCAGTCGCGACCGACACCATCCCGTCGCGGACGATCTACAAGAGCGAGGCCGACACGGTCGACCTGACGGACCATTTCACCGACCCCGACGGCGACCCGCTGACCTGGGCGGCCGCCGTGTCCAACGGGGACGTAGTCGCGCTCGAGGTTTCCTCCAGCGACGGCACACTGATCCTGACGCCCCTTTCCCAGGGCGAGGCCGTGGTTACCGTAACGGCGACCGACCCCGACGGCCTGTCGGCCTCCCAGAGCTTCACGGTCACCGTCCCCAACCGGCCGCCGGCCGCAACCGACCCCATTCCCGCGCAGACCCTCTACAAGCGCGAGACGGCGGCGCTCGACCTCGTCCGCCACTTCAACGACCCCGACGGCGACGCGCTGCAGGTCGAGATCGCGTCGAGCAACAGCCTGGTGGCCACGGCGACCGCCAGCGGCACCACGCTCACCGTGCGGGCCGGGGTCACGGGCGAAGCCACCCTGACCGTGACCGTCATCGACCCCGGCGGCCTGTCGGCCCGCCAGAGCTTCACGGTAACCGTGCTCAACCGCGCGCCGACGGCGACCACCCCGATCCCCGCGCAGACGCTCGCCCGCGGACCGTCCCGGAGGCTGGACATGGGGGCCCACTTCGACGACCCCGACGGCGACGCGCTCCACTACGCCGCATCGTCGTCCGACCCCTGGGTCGTGCGGGTCCGCATCGACGGGAGCGACCTCGTCCTCACCGCATGGTCGGCCGGCACGGCCACGCTCACCATCACCGCCACCGACCCCGACGGCCTCTCGGCCACTCAGTCCGCCGAGGTGACGGTCCCCGCGCCACCGCCGGAACCGGACCCCGGATTCGAGATCCAACTCGGCTTCGGATCCGGCGTGAGCGCCGACGTGCGTTCGGCGATGCGTTCCGCCGCGGCGACCTGGGAGGCGATCCTCAGGGACAACGATTTTCCGGACGCCGCGGTCAACGACACCTTCTCCTGCAGAATCGACGAGACGGAATTCGAGGTGGAGCTCGGATACGTGGACGATCTGGTGATCGCCGTTGGCGCGGCAACCGGGGAAGCGGGCGGCGTGGTGGCCCAGGCAAGCCTGTGCGCGATACGCGTTGCCGACGAGACCCCGGCGTTGGGCGTGATCCTGTTCGACAACACCGACGCGGGCCGGCTGGCTCAGGCGGGCAATCTGGTTGAGGTGGCAATGCACGAGATCGCCCATGTCCTGGGGATAGGCGTGGGTCCGAAATGGCACTCCCTGCTTGCGAATCCATCGGATGCGCTTCCCGACGCCGACACCCATTTCCCCGGATCCCGGGCCGTTACGGCGTTCAACGCCGCCGGTGGCGCCGGCTACACCGGTGGCAAGGTGCCGGTCCAGAACGGGGGCGACGACGCGCACTGGCGGGAATCGGTCATGGGCTCGGAGAACATGACGCCGGCCCTGACGGTGGGAGAGGCGAATCCAGTGAGCGCGATCACCATCCGGGCGCTGGCGGACCTGGGCTACCACGTCAACGCCCGTCTCGCCCAGCCGTACAGCGTATCCCCGGCCGCCGCCGCTGCGGTCGCTGAAGACGCCCCGGCCATCGATCTCCGCAACGATGTCTACCGGGGACCGATCGCCGAGATCGACGGCGAAGGCAACATCATCCGCACCAGGAGACCCACATGA
- a CDS encoding AI-2E family transporter — protein sequence MISDSTRFQNRFLLVLALGISLLFLLMIRQFLVAILLAAVFSAMTRPLYLRLAAGMRGRERAAAVTTLLLVLVILVAPAIAFLGLVVSQAVDVSQAAATWVRGNMDLVESIEARLLEIPLVGDFLPDRERIVSLAGQLAQSAGGVLVDSLTAATLGTTNFLFQLFIMLYAMYFFLTSGPAILDRILHLIPLPSADEQRLLDRFVSVTRATIKGSLVIGVLQGGLAGLSFAVFGVPGAAFWATVMAVLSIVPALGTALVWVPAVVWLLATGQIAAGISIGLWCGLVVGTVDNFLRPRLVGRDARLPDLLILLSTFGGIVFFGAVGFILGPIVAALFVTVWEIFAEAYRDVLPEVRPRDEKVAETPPPDLPPEDDSVHI from the coding sequence ATGATCTCCGACTCCACCCGCTTCCAGAACCGTTTCCTGCTCGTGCTGGCGCTCGGGATCTCGCTCCTCTTCCTTCTGATGATCCGGCAGTTCCTGGTCGCCATCCTGCTGGCCGCCGTCTTCAGCGCCATGACCCGGCCGCTCTACCTGCGGCTGGCCGCGGGCATGAGGGGGCGCGAGCGGGCCGCCGCGGTCACCACCCTCCTGCTCGTGCTGGTCATCCTGGTGGCGCCCGCCATCGCCTTCCTGGGGCTGGTCGTCTCGCAGGCCGTGGACGTCTCGCAGGCGGCGGCCACCTGGGTGCGCGGGAACATGGACCTGGTCGAGTCCATCGAGGCCCGCCTGCTCGAGATTCCCCTCGTGGGCGACTTCCTGCCCGACCGCGAGCGCATTGTCAGCCTCGCGGGCCAGTTGGCGCAGAGCGCGGGCGGCGTGCTGGTCGACAGCCTGACCGCCGCCACCCTGGGCACCACCAACTTCCTTTTCCAGCTCTTCATCATGCTGTACGCGATGTACTTCTTCCTCACCAGCGGCCCGGCCATCCTCGATCGCATCCTTCACCTCATTCCCCTTCCGTCGGCGGACGAGCAGAGGCTCCTCGACCGCTTCGTCTCGGTCACGCGCGCCACGATCAAGGGGTCGCTCGTGATCGGGGTCCTGCAGGGCGGCCTCGCCGGCCTCAGCTTCGCCGTGTTCGGCGTCCCCGGAGCCGCCTTCTGGGCCACGGTCATGGCGGTCCTGTCCATCGTGCCCGCGCTCGGGACGGCGCTTGTGTGGGTCCCGGCGGTCGTCTGGCTGCTCGCCACCGGCCAGATCGCGGCGGGCATCTCGATCGGCCTCTGGTGCGGGCTCGTGGTGGGCACCGTCGACAACTTCCTCCGCCCGCGCCTGGTCGGCCGCGACGCCAGGCTCCCCGACCTGCTGATCCTGCTCAGCACCTTCGGCGGAATCGTGTTCTTCGGGGCGGTCGGCTTCATCCTCGGGCCCATTGTAGCCGCGCTCTTCGTGACCGTCTGGGAGATCTTCGCGGAGGCCTACCGCGACGTGCTGCCGGAGGTTCGCCCGCGGGATGAGAAGGTCGCCGAAACGCCTCCGCCGGACCTTCCTCCGGAGGACGATTCCGTGCATATTTGA
- a CDS encoding SCO family protein: MTQANRSGLSGPIPRRARPLAAVSVSLLALSLSAACAPGAGSSPDAEFQGEPLPIVIERPDFTLTDTEGRPYSFLEETRGRVALLFFGYTWCPDVCPIHMANIGQAMKSIPTEDRHRVEVVFVSTDPARDTPERIREWLDVFDRSFVGLRGTLEEVNRIQNQVLLPASLLDEPDEDGNYLVGHAASVLAFSADGPARLRYPFGTRQAAWAHDLPRLMEQSGSGP; encoded by the coding sequence ATGACACAAGCGAATCGCTCCGGGCTCAGCGGCCCGATCCCGCGCCGCGCCAGACCTCTGGCCGCCGTCTCCGTATCCCTTCTCGCGCTGTCCCTTTCTGCCGCCTGCGCGCCCGGCGCCGGGAGCAGTCCGGACGCCGAATTCCAGGGCGAGCCCCTCCCCATCGTCATCGAGCGCCCCGATTTCACGCTCACCGACACCGAGGGCCGTCCCTACTCGTTTCTGGAGGAGACGCGCGGCCGCGTGGCACTGCTCTTCTTCGGCTACACCTGGTGCCCCGACGTCTGCCCCATCCACATGGCCAATATCGGCCAGGCAATGAAGAGCATCCCCACCGAAGACCGGCACCGCGTGGAGGTGGTTTTCGTGTCGACCGATCCCGCCCGCGACACCCCCGAGCGCATCCGCGAGTGGCTCGACGTCTTCGACCGCTCGTTCGTCGGGCTGCGCGGCACCCTCGAGGAAGTAAACCGCATCCAGAACCAGGTCCTCCTTCCCGCGTCACTGCTCGACGAGCCCGACGAGGACGGCAATTACCTGGTCGGGCACGCAGCTTCGGTGCTGGCCTTCTCCGCGGATGGGCCGGCGCGGCTGCGCTATCCCTTCGGGACGCGCCAGGCGGCGTGGGCCCACGACCTCCCCAGGCTCATGGAACAGTCGGGCTCCGGCCCATAG
- a CDS encoding copper chaperone PCu(A)C, with protein sequence MNPSLRRCLVVLLAAAACDTPEPRWVSTSGDGVLEVSEAFASESVTGETSAVYFALRNRGPLDDTLEAIVVEGAGSARIHESGERDGIRVMAPLSALPLPARQVTRLVPGGTHVMLLDLARRPVAGDSLRGILRFRSGREISLRAEVHGLTELEDIVDESTRRTAG encoded by the coding sequence ATGAACCCGTCCCTTCGCCGGTGCCTCGTGGTCCTTCTCGCCGCCGCGGCCTGCGACACCCCCGAGCCCCGGTGGGTTTCCACCAGCGGGGACGGAGTCCTGGAGGTCTCAGAGGCGTTCGCCAGCGAGTCGGTCACCGGCGAGACGTCGGCGGTCTACTTCGCCCTCCGCAACCGCGGGCCGCTGGATGATACCCTGGAGGCCATCGTGGTCGAAGGGGCCGGGTCGGCCCGGATCCACGAGTCCGGGGAGCGGGACGGCATCCGCGTCATGGCCCCGCTCTCCGCGCTGCCGCTCCCGGCGCGCCAGGTCACCCGCCTCGTGCCAGGGGGCACGCACGTCATGCTGCTCGACCTCGCCCGGCGCCCGGTGGCCGGCGATTCGCTCAGAGGCATACTGCGCTTCCGCAGCGGGCGGGAGATCTCGTTGCGCGCGGAGGTGCACGGACTGACGGAACTCGAGGATATCGTCGACGAAAGCACCCGGCGCACCGCAGGTTAG
- a CDS encoding outer membrane beta-barrel protein, whose translation MTRVSPWVKYAAFCLAAALGPAVAAGQELPSEVRIDLYMVRAERHIQNQDWPAALEALDVVVLLQADAGMETPAELWFTHARAALGAGFPDAAITSATRYLQEVGRGGENYDSALVLLDEAMNRAQGDPAPVVPRAQQPVPAPAPAPPAAPPPAATPPPAATPPPAATPPPAATPPPAAAPAPPAAPAPAVQPAGATGGLTVLFPLIAMNASTMAFTSSGPASIGASQIIGVGGGFGVAFPVSGRYGVQIGAQFAQKGARRTQRAGDVAVNADVTFENLDFTALARISAATVANLPVYALVGPYASFELGCRFVLDASVGAEGFTAGGDCRTANLDTQSIDFGVSGGLGIEMGTSGTRITAGLLYNYGIQDIDKVVGESARHRVLNIHVGVARTF comes from the coding sequence ATGACCCGAGTGAGTCCCTGGGTTAAATACGCGGCGTTTTGCCTGGCCGCCGCGCTGGGACCTGCCGTGGCTGCCGGCCAGGAGCTGCCTTCCGAAGTCCGCATAGACCTCTACATGGTGCGAGCGGAGCGCCACATCCAGAATCAGGACTGGCCGGCCGCCCTGGAAGCCCTGGACGTCGTCGTGCTGCTGCAGGCCGACGCAGGCATGGAGACCCCGGCGGAGCTCTGGTTCACGCACGCAAGGGCGGCTCTGGGAGCCGGATTCCCCGATGCGGCCATCACATCCGCGACCCGCTACCTGCAAGAGGTGGGTCGGGGGGGTGAAAACTACGATTCGGCGCTGGTGCTTCTGGACGAGGCGATGAACCGCGCCCAGGGCGATCCCGCCCCTGTGGTGCCGAGGGCGCAGCAACCGGTTCCCGCGCCCGCTCCGGCACCCCCTGCCGCTCCGCCGCCAGCCGCCACTCCGCCGCCAGCCGCAACTCCGCCGCCAGCCGCAACTCCTCCACCCGCCGCAACTCCGCCGCCAGCCGCCGCTCCGGCCCCCCCCGCTGCTCCTGCGCCCGCCGTTCAGCCTGCCGGGGCCACGGGCGGGCTTACCGTGCTCTTCCCCCTGATCGCGATGAACGCATCGACCATGGCCTTCACGAGCAGCGGCCCGGCGAGCATCGGTGCGTCGCAGATCATCGGCGTGGGCGGCGGGTTCGGCGTCGCGTTCCCGGTCAGCGGCCGGTACGGCGTCCAGATCGGCGCCCAATTCGCGCAAAAAGGGGCCAGAAGGACGCAGCGAGCGGGTGACGTTGCCGTCAACGCCGACGTCACCTTCGAAAACCTCGACTTCACGGCGCTCGCGCGCATCTCGGCGGCGACGGTGGCGAATCTTCCGGTGTACGCGCTCGTCGGCCCCTACGCGTCCTTCGAGCTGGGTTGCCGCTTCGTGCTGGACGCCAGCGTCGGCGCCGAGGGCTTCACCGCCGGCGGCGATTGCCGGACCGCAAACCTCGACACCCAGTCGATCGACTTCGGGGTCTCGGGGGGGTTGGGCATCGAGATGGGCACGAGCGGAACCCGCATCACTGCCGGGCTCCTGTACAACTACGGAATTCAGGACATCGACAAGGTCGTGGGCGAGTCGGCCAGGCACCGGGTCCTCAACATTCATGTCGGGGTTGCCAGGACGTTCTGA
- a CDS encoding cytochrome c oxidase assembly protein, translating into MQWWCFSQSTAWSWEWQAYPGVWLFVAAMAAGYARWSGVGLRDRRARCFYAGVLLLWAAFDWPLGPLGASYLASAHMAQFLLVGLIAPALLLLGLPARFFDRIGERPRVLAFLSDLTHPLAAFMIYNVMMTVTHWPGVVDTLMATQPGMFALDMAWLLAGLVFWWPVLCPVPDRSGFHPLAKVAYLGINGILIRPPFAMMVFSEFPIYATYELAPPIPGTTALGDQQMAGAVMKVGQGWIMGIALGIIFYRWWLETRHARKVRTTA; encoded by the coding sequence GTGCAATGGTGGTGCTTTTCCCAGAGCACGGCCTGGAGCTGGGAGTGGCAGGCCTATCCGGGGGTATGGTTGTTCGTGGCCGCCATGGCCGCCGGCTACGCACGCTGGAGCGGAGTTGGGCTGCGAGACCGGCGCGCGCGCTGCTTCTACGCCGGCGTGCTCCTGCTCTGGGCCGCCTTCGACTGGCCGCTCGGTCCGCTGGGGGCTTCGTACCTGGCGAGCGCGCACATGGCCCAGTTCCTGCTGGTAGGGCTGATCGCGCCGGCGCTCCTGCTACTGGGGTTGCCGGCCCGTTTCTTCGACCGCATCGGCGAGCGCCCGCGCGTGCTCGCCTTCCTCTCCGACCTCACGCACCCGCTCGCGGCGTTCATGATCTACAACGTGATGATGACCGTCACCCACTGGCCGGGCGTCGTCGACACGCTCATGGCCACCCAGCCGGGGATGTTCGCGCTCGACATGGCGTGGCTCCTGGCCGGCCTGGTATTCTGGTGGCCGGTCCTCTGCCCGGTCCCGGACCGCAGCGGCTTCCATCCGCTGGCCAAGGTCGCGTACCTTGGCATCAACGGCATCCTCATCCGCCCGCCGTTCGCGATGATGGTGTTCTCGGAGTTCCCCATCTACGCCACCTATGAGCTCGCGCCCCCGATTCCCGGCACCACGGCGCTCGGGGATCAGCAGATGGCGGGCGCGGTGATGAAGGTGGGGCAGGGGTGGATCATGGGCATCGCGCTGGGGATCATCTTCTACCGCTGGTGGCTTGAGACGAGGCACGCCCGCAAGGTGAGGACCACGGCATGA